A region of Arabidopsis thaliana chromosome 5, partial sequence DNA encodes the following proteins:
- the NCBP gene encoding Putative cap-binding protein (novel cap-binding protein (NCBP); FUNCTIONS IN: RNA binding, translation initiation factor activity; INVOLVED IN: translational initiation; LOCATED IN: cytoplasm; EXPRESSED IN: 23 plant structures; EXPRESSED DURING: 15 growth stages; CONTAINS InterPro DOMAIN/s: Eukaryotic translation initiation factor 4E (eIF-4E) (InterPro:IPR001040), Eukaryotic translation initiation factor 4E (eIF-4E), conserved site (InterPro:IPR019770); BEST Arabidopsis thaliana protein match is: eukaryotic translation initiation factor 4E (TAIR:AT4G18040.1); Has 1807 Blast hits to 1807 proteins in 277 species: Archae - 0; Bacteria - 0; Metazoa - 736; Fungi - 347; Plants - 385; Viruses - 0; Other Eukaryotes - 339 (source: NCBI BLink).) — translation MEVLDRRDDEIRDSGNMDSIKSHYVTDSVSEERRSRELKDGDHPLRYKFSIWYTRRTPGVRNQSYEDNIKKMVEFSTVEGFWACYCHLARSSLLPSPTDLHFFKDGIRPLWEDGANCNGGKWIIRFSKVVSARFWEDLLLALVGDQLDDADNICGAVLSVRFNEDIISVWNRNASDHQAVMGLRDSIKRHLKLPHAYVMEYKPHDASLRDNSSYRNTWLRG, via the exons ATGGAGGTTTTGGATAGGAGAGACGATGAGATCAGGGACTCGGGAAACATGGACAGCATCAAGTCACACTATGTTACCGACTCTGTTTCCGAGGAACGCCGCTCTCGTGAGCTCAAGGATGGAGACCATCCTTTACGG TACAAGTTTTCGATATGGTACACTCGTCGCACACCAGGGGTTCGGAACCAGTCTTATGAAGATAACATCAAGAAGATGGTAGAATTCAGCACG GTTGAAGGATTTTGGGCCTGCTACTGTCACCTTGCTCGTTCTTCTCTCTTGCCTAGTCCAACAgatcttcatttctttaaGGATGGGATTCGTCCATTGTGGGAG GATGGTGCCAACTGCAATGGAGGAAAGTGGATCATACGTTTCTCAAAAGTTGTATCTGCTCGCTTCTGGGAGGATCTG cttcttgcGTTGGTAGGCGACCAGCTTGATGATGCTGATAACATATGTGGGGCAGTACTGAGTGTCCGTTTCAACGAGGACATCATTAGTGTATGGAATCGCAATGCTTCTGACCATCAG GCAGTGATGGGTTTGAGAGACTCAATCAAGCGGCATTTGAAGTTGCCTCATGCATATGTCATGGAATACAAGCCACACGATGCTTCTCTCCGCGACAACTCTTCCTACAGAAACACATGGCTGAGAGGATAG
- the APRL7 gene encoding APR-like 7 (APR-like 7 (APRL7); INVOLVED IN: cell redox homeostasis; LOCATED IN: endomembrane system; EXPRESSED IN: 24 plant structures; EXPRESSED DURING: 15 growth stages; CONTAINS InterPro DOMAIN/s: Thioredoxin fold (InterPro:IPR012335), Thioredoxin domain (InterPro:IPR013766), Thioredoxin-like fold (InterPro:IPR012336); BEST Arabidopsis thaliana protein match is: APR-like 5 (TAIR:AT3G03860.1); Has 30201 Blast hits to 17322 proteins in 780 species: Archae - 12; Bacteria - 1396; Metazoa - 17338; Fungi - 3422; Plants - 5037; Viruses - 0; Other Eukaryotes - 2996 (source: NCBI BLink).), with the protein MNLWVSIFLVSAIAGSCLPSGFAYVDVCNHEFEVFRSVIEQKCPRSLYPSPPIEVDGDLLDKLMDANHGNAYISILFYTSRCPFSRAVRPKFDVLSSMFPHITHLIVEQSQALPSVFSRYGIHSLPSILMVNQTMKMRYHGPKDLASLIQFYKETTGLKPVQYMDEGEPTSLDTDGNLITWLHNGSSIREIAEREPYMVLALMFLSLKLAILIFPIMGSRLKTLWALYVPHLSLGILGETSQLFGRALHMIDVRRLWIKLRLTKTRNFQERAKNALASVSLGKSSSQSA; encoded by the exons ATGAATTTGTGGGTTTCAATATTCCTCGTCTCTGCAATAGCTGGATCATGCTTACCTTCTGGGTTTGCTTACGTTGACGTTTGCAATCACGAATTCGAGGTGTTCCGATCCGTGATCGAGCAAAAATGTCCTCGTTCTTTGTATCCAAGCCCTCCTATCGAG GTAGATGGAGACTTGCTAGACAAACTCATGGATGCAAACCATGGAAATGCCTATATATCCATACTATTTTATACCTCACGGTGCCCGTTTTCACGTGCAGTACGCCCAAAGTTTGATGTTCTGAGTTCAATGTTTCCTCACATAACGCACCTGATTGTTGAGCAATCTCAGGCTTTACCATC TGTGTTTTCTAGGTATGGTATCCATAGCTTGCCTTCAATCCTGATGGTGAATCAAACAATGAAGATGCGATACCATGGTCCAAAGGATCTTGCATCCCTGATTCAGTTTTACAAGGAAACAACAG GTCTTAAACCTGTCCAGTATATGGATGAAGGTGAACCAACAAGCTTGGACACTGATGGAAACCTGATCACATGGCTACACAACGGGTCATCTATCAGAGAAATAGCAGAAAGAGAGCCATATATGGTACTTGCACTAATGTTTCTGTCTTTGAAACTGGCAATTTTGATCTTCCCCATCATGGGATCACGGTTGAAAACGTTATGGGCATTGTATGTTCCGCATCTGAGCTTGGGAATACTTGGTGAGACTAGCCAACTGTTTGGCCGTGCCCTACACATGATCGATGTGAGGAGACTATGGATAAAACTGAGACTCACCAAAACAAGGAACTTCCAAGAAAGAGCAAAGAACGCACTTGCATCAGTCTCACTAGGAAAATCTTCATCACAATCAGCCTAA
- the APRL7 gene encoding APR-like 7, protein MQSLMRTVDGDLLDKLMDANHGNAYISILFYTSRCPFSRAVRPKFDVLSSMFPHITHLIVEQSQALPSVFSRYGIHSLPSILMVNQTMKMRYHGPKDLASLIQFYKETTGLKPVQYMDEGEPTSLDTDGNLITWLHNGSSIREIAEREPYMVLALMFLSLKLAILIFPIMGSRLKTLWALYVPHLSLGILGETSQLFGRALHMIDVRRLWIKLRLTKTRNFQERAKNALASVSLGKSSSQSA, encoded by the exons ATGCAAAGCTTAATGAGAACG GTAGATGGAGACTTGCTAGACAAACTCATGGATGCAAACCATGGAAATGCCTATATATCCATACTATTTTATACCTCACGGTGCCCGTTTTCACGTGCAGTACGCCCAAAGTTTGATGTTCTGAGTTCAATGTTTCCTCACATAACGCACCTGATTGTTGAGCAATCTCAGGCTTTACCATC TGTGTTTTCTAGGTATGGTATCCATAGCTTGCCTTCAATCCTGATGGTGAATCAAACAATGAAGATGCGATACCATGGTCCAAAGGATCTTGCATCCCTGATTCAGTTTTACAAGGAAACAACAG GTCTTAAACCTGTCCAGTATATGGATGAAGGTGAACCAACAAGCTTGGACACTGATGGAAACCTGATCACATGGCTACACAACGGGTCATCTATCAGAGAAATAGCAGAAAGAGAGCCATATATGGTACTTGCACTAATGTTTCTGTCTTTGAAACTGGCAATTTTGATCTTCCCCATCATGGGATCACGGTTGAAAACGTTATGGGCATTGTATGTTCCGCATCTGAGCTTGGGAATACTTGGTGAGACTAGCCAACTGTTTGGCCGTGCCCTACACATGATCGATGTGAGGAGACTATGGATAAAACTGAGACTCACCAAAACAAGGAACTTCCAAGAAAGAGCAAAGAACGCACTTGCATCAGTCTCACTAGGAAAATCTTCATCACAATCAGCCTAA
- the APRL7 gene encoding APR-like 7 — translation MDANHGNAYISILFYTSRCPFSRAVRPKFDVLSSMFPHITHLIVEQSQALPSVFSRYGIHSLPSILMVNQTMKMRYHGPKDLASLIQFYKETTGLKPVQYMDEGEPTSLDTDGNLITWLHNGSSIREIAEREPYMVLALMFLSLKLAILIFPIMGSRLKTLWALYVPHLSLGILGETSQLFGRALHMIDVRRLWIKLRLTKTRNFQERAKNALASVSLGKSSSQSA, via the exons ATGGATGCAAACCATGGAAATGCCTATATATCCATACTATTTTATACCTCACGGTGCCCGTTTTCACGTGCAGTACGCCCAAAGTTTGATGTTCTGAGTTCAATGTTTCCTCACATAACGCACCTGATTGTTGAGCAATCTCAGGCTTTACCATC TGTGTTTTCTAGGTATGGTATCCATAGCTTGCCTTCAATCCTGATGGTGAATCAAACAATGAAGATGCGATACCATGGTCCAAAGGATCTTGCATCCCTGATTCAGTTTTACAAGGAAACAACAG GTCTTAAACCTGTCCAGTATATGGATGAAGGTGAACCAACAAGCTTGGACACTGATGGAAACCTGATCACATGGCTACACAACGGGTCATCTATCAGAGAAATAGCAGAAAGAGAGCCATATATGGTACTTGCACTAATGTTTCTGTCTTTGAAACTGGCAATTTTGATCTTCCCCATCATGGGATCACGGTTGAAAACGTTATGGGCATTGTATGTTCCGCATCTGAGCTTGGGAATACTTGGTGAGACTAGCCAACTGTTTGGCCGTGCCCTACACATGATCGATGTGAGGAGACTATGGATAAAACTGAGACTCACCAAAACAAGGAACTTCCAAGAAAGAGCAAAGAACGCACTTGCATCAGTCTCACTAGGAAAATCTTCATCACAATCAGCCTAA
- a CDS encoding uncharacterized protein (unknown protein; BEST Arabidopsis thaliana protein match is: unknown protein (TAIR:AT3G03870.2); Has 1807 Blast hits to 1807 proteins in 277 species: Archae - 0; Bacteria - 0; Metazoa - 736; Fungi - 347; Plants - 385; Viruses - 0; Other Eukaryotes - 339 (source: NCBI BLink).) — MDLEDWEILPKINYKGLELDLGHEEDHEVTKMMRNTAKSFDSDYFICPIQDSVGKTEFLHQRSSVVPTQLLQIPITWEPLSPVDDKDHNKYLDPDFSEPDPELLTESFPSPRITFKKSKETEFADMKIDSPAARFTSPLPQNDERHSDSEGGLGGESYDEIMGSEVEESSDLSSKKEVDWDEGERTNLWKKGLNGIGAICSFGVAAAAATICVFFLGHNSSIQGGRNKNQILRFQIYSDDNKRMNEVVKHATKLNEAISVMKGLPVARAQISFGGYYDAL; from the exons ATGGATCTAGAAGATTGGGAAATACTCCCCAAAATCAACTACAAGGGTCTCGAACTTGATCTCGGTCATGAAGAGGATCATGAAGTTacgaagatgatgagaaacaCCGCAAAAAGCTTCGACAGTGATTACTTCATCTGCCCAATTCAAGATTCTGTCGGAAAGACAGAGTTTCTTCATCAGAGATCTAGCGTGGTCCCCACACAACTCCTCCAGATTCCAATAACTTGGGAACCTTTGTCCCCCGTGGACGACAAAGATCACAATAAGTACCTGGATCCGGATTTCTCGGAACCAGACCCGGAACTTTTGACGGAGTCTTTTCCGTCGCCGAGAATAACCTTCAAGAAATCGAAGGAAACCGAATTTGCCGACATGAAAATAGATTCACCAGCAGCGAGGTTCACTAGTCCTCTGCCGCAGAACGATGAGAGACACTCTGACTCAGAAGGAGGGTTAGGAGGAGAGTCTTATGATGAGATCATGGGATCAGAGGTTGAAGAAAGCAGTGACTTGAGTAGCAAGAAAGAGGTTGATTGGGATGAAGGTGAAAGAACGAATCTGTGGAAGAAGGGTCTTAATGGAATTGGAGCTATATGTTCATTTGGTGTTGCAGCTGCTGCAGCCACCATATGTGTCTTCTTCCTTGGACACAACAGTAGCATCCAAGGTGGTCGGAACAAGAACCAGATCCTCAGGTTCCAGATTTACTCTGATGATAATAAg CGGATGAACGAGGTAGTGAAACATGCAACAAAGCTAAATGAAGCAATCTCTGTGATGAAAGGTCTTCCGGTGGCAAGAGCTCAAATATCTTTTGGAGGATACTACGATGCACTTTGA
- a CDS encoding uncharacterized protein (unknown protein; BEST Arabidopsis thaliana protein match is: unknown protein (TAIR:AT3G03870.1); Has 35333 Blast hits to 34131 proteins in 2444 species: Archae - 798; Bacteria - 22429; Metazoa - 974; Fungi - 991; Plants - 531; Viruses - 0; Other Eukaryotes - 9610 (source: NCBI BLink).), protein MDLEDWEILPKINYKGLELDLGHEEDHEVTKMMRNTAKSFDSDYFICPIQDSVGKTEFLHQRSSVVPTQLLQIPITWEPLSPVDDKDHNKYLDPDFSEPDPELLTESFPSPRITFKKSKETEFADMKIDSPAARFTSPLPQNDERHSDSEGGLGGESYDEIMGSEVEESSDLSSKKEVDWDEGERTNLWKKGLNGIGAICSFGVAAAAATICVFFLGHNSSIQGGRNKNQILRFQIYSDDNKVKNLKYDSC, encoded by the coding sequence ATGGATCTAGAAGATTGGGAAATACTCCCCAAAATCAACTACAAGGGTCTCGAACTTGATCTCGGTCATGAAGAGGATCATGAAGTTacgaagatgatgagaaacaCCGCAAAAAGCTTCGACAGTGATTACTTCATCTGCCCAATTCAAGATTCTGTCGGAAAGACAGAGTTTCTTCATCAGAGATCTAGCGTGGTCCCCACACAACTCCTCCAGATTCCAATAACTTGGGAACCTTTGTCCCCCGTGGACGACAAAGATCACAATAAGTACCTGGATCCGGATTTCTCGGAACCAGACCCGGAACTTTTGACGGAGTCTTTTCCGTCGCCGAGAATAACCTTCAAGAAATCGAAGGAAACCGAATTTGCCGACATGAAAATAGATTCACCAGCAGCGAGGTTCACTAGTCCTCTGCCGCAGAACGATGAGAGACACTCTGACTCAGAAGGAGGGTTAGGAGGAGAGTCTTATGATGAGATCATGGGATCAGAGGTTGAAGAAAGCAGTGACTTGAGTAGCAAGAAAGAGGTTGATTGGGATGAAGGTGAAAGAACGAATCTGTGGAAGAAGGGTCTTAATGGAATTGGAGCTATATGTTCATTTGGTGTTGCAGCTGCTGCAGCCACCATATGTGTCTTCTTCCTTGGACACAACAGTAGCATCCAAGGTGGTCGGAACAAGAACCAGATCCTCAGGTTCCAGATTTACTCTGATGATAATAAggtaaaaaatttaaaatatgattctTGTTAG